TGACGACCGGGTCGTTGCCGGTCTTCTCCTTGGCGCCTTCGAGGGCGCCGTACACGATGGACTGGGCGATGGATCGCTTGCCGTCCAGGAGCACCTTGTTGATAAGCGCGGTGACCAGGGGCGAGTTGTGAACCGGGTCAGCCATGAGCTGACGACGGCCAGGAGAACCCTTGCGAGGCATTCCTACTTCTCCTTCTTCGCGCCGTAACGGCTACGGGCCTGCTTGCGGTTACGGACACCCTGGGTGTCGAGCGAGCCGCGGATGATCTTGTAGCGAACACCCGGCAGGTCCTTCACACGACCACCACGGACGAGCACGATGGAGTGCTCCTGGAGGTTGTGGCCGACACCGGGGATGTAGGCCGTGACCTCGATGCCGTTGGTGAGCCGGACACGCGCGACCTTGCGGAGGGCGGAGTTCGGCTTCTTCGGGGTCGTGGTGTATACGCGCATGCAGGTGCCGCGTCGCTGAGGGCTGGCCTTGAGCGCCGGGGTCTTGGTCTTGGTGACCTTGTCCTGGCGGCCCTTGCGGACCAGCTGCTGAATCGTGGGCACCGCGTCTCCGTTCGTGCTAGCCGGTAATTCGAATGTGGCGCATTTTGCAGGTACTGCCGGTGTCATGACCTGCGGTTCTTTCAGCCCCTCCGACCCACGCGGTCGGGCGTGTCGCGCACGTTCCGCGCCACATCCCGGTTAAGGCCGGTCCGGTGGAGGAGGCCACGCGGCGCCTCTGTCGACTCCACAGCGGGAACCTGTCGACGCGCACGCATGAAGGCCCATGAAGACATGGGCACGAAGGAAAAGACTACCCAGCCCAACGCAACACGTCAAAACGGTTGCACCCGCCAGGCGCCGGCGTTCGTGTCATGACTCCCGCGATCGGTTTCCGACCGACCGCTTCTGGGTCCGTGTCGAGTTTACCCGCCGCAGAGCACTTCTCCGGCCGTTCTCCGCATTAACGTACGGCTTTCGCCGCAACATTCCGGTCAAGAAAGGTCCACATCCCCCGCTACCGGGCCCGCGCAGGAGGGAAAAAGCGACGGCACCGGGGAGACGACCGTGGGGAGAGGGAGGGACTACGGCGGAAAAAGGCGACGGCGCCCGGTCCCCTGCCGGGGACCGGGCGCCGTTCGTGACCGTTCAGTCGTTCGTGACCACTCAGCGGTTGTACTGACCGAAGTCGTACTCCTCCAGCGGCACGGCCTCACCGGAGCCCGAGCCGAAGGTGTAGTCGGCCGCGGAGCCGTCGTAGCCGCCGACGGTGTACATGGCGGCCTTGGCCTCCTCGGTCGGCTCGACCCGGATGTTGCGGTACTGGGGCATGCCCGTACCGGCCGGGATGAGCTTTCCGATGATGACGTTCTCCTTGAGGCCGAGCAGCGAGTCCGACTTGGCGTGGATCGCCGCGTCGGTGAGCACTCGGGTCGTCTCCTGGAAGGACGCCGCGGACAGCCAGGACTCGGTGGCGAGCGAGGCCTTGGTGATGCCCATCAGCACCGGGCGTCCGGAAGCCGGCGTGCCGCCCTCCGCCACGCACTCGCGGTTGATCCGCTCGAAGCGCGGCCGCTCGACGAGCTCGCCGGGCAGCATGTCGGCGTCGCCGGACTCAAGCACGTTCACGCGCTTGAGCATCTGCCGCACGATGATCTCGATGTGCTTGTCGTGGATCGACACACCCTGCGAGCGGTAGACCTGCTGGACCTCCGCCACGAGGTGCAGCTGCACGGCCCGGGGGCCGAGGATGCGCAGCACCTCGTTGGGGTTGACCGCACCGGCGATCAGCTGGTGGCCGACCGTGACCCGCTGCCCGTCCGAGACCAGCATGCGCGACCGCATCGACACCGGGTACGCGACCTCCTCGGAACCGTCGTCCGGGACGATCACGATCTTCCGCGTCTTGTCGGTCTCGTCCACGCGGACCCGGCCCTCGGCCTCGCTGATCGGGGCGACGCCCTTGGGGACGCGCGCCTCGAAGAGCTCCTGGACACGGGGCAGACCGTGGGTGATGTCGGCGCCCGCCACACCACCGGTGTGGAAGGTACGCATCGTCAGCTGGGTGCCGGGCTCGCCGATCGACTGGGCGGCGATGATGCCGACCGCCTCGCCGACGTCCACGAGCTTGCCGGTCGCGAGTGAGCGGCCGTAGCAGGTGGCGCAGACACCGATCTTGGCCTCGCAGACGAGGGCGCTGCGGGTCCTGACGGTCTCCACACCGGCCTCGACCAGCGCGGTGACGTGGATGTCGTTGATGTCGACGCCCACCGGCACGATGATCTTGCCGTCCACCTCCACGTCCTCGGCGAGGATGCGGCCGTGCACGTTGCTCTCGGCGTTCTCCGCCTTGACCAGGTTGCCCTGGGCGTCGCGGTCGGCCACGTGCAGCGGGACGCCACGGTCGGTGCCGCAGTCGATCTCGCGGACGATGACGTCCTGCGCGACGTCCACCAGACGACGGGTCAGGTAACCCGAGTCGGCGGTCCGCAGCGCGGTGTCCGCCAGACCCTTCCGCTGGCCGTGGGTGGAGATGAAGTACTCGAGCACCGACAGGCCCTCGCGGAACGAGGCCTTGATCGGGCGCGGGATCGTCTCACCCTTGGTGTTGGACACCAGGCCGCGGATGCCGGAGATCTGCCGGACCTGCATCAGGTTTCCTCGGGCGCCCGACTGGACCATCATCCAGACCGGGTTGGTCTTCGGGAACGCCTTCTGCATGTCGTCGGTCACGTCACTGGTCGCATGCGTCCAGATCTCGATGAGCTCCTGGCGGCGCTCCTCGTCCGTGATCAGACCGCGCTCGTACTCGCGCTGGACCTTGTCGGCCCTGCGCTCGTACGTCTCCATGATCTCGGCCTTGTTCGGCGGCGCGATGACGTCCTCGATGGAGATCGTCACACCGGCCCTGGTCGCCCAGTAGAACCCGGCGTCCTTGAGGGCGTCGAGCGCCGCGGCGACCTCGACCTTGGGGTACTTCTCGGCGAGCTCGTTGACGATGACCGACAGTTGCTTCTTGCCGATCTGCGCGTTCACGTACGGGTAGTTCGCCGGCAGGGTCTGGTTGAACAGGCACCGGCCCAGGGTGGTCTCCAGGCGGTAGCTGTCACCCGCCTCCCAGCCCTCGGGACCGGCCCAGCCGCGGGGCGGCGGGACGTCGCCCTTCATCCGGATCTGGATCAGCGACTGGATGTCGAGCTCGCGGCGGTCGAAGGCCATGAGCGCCTCCGACACCGAGCCGAAGACCCGGCCCCTGCCGACACCGTTCTCGTCCTCGTCCTTGAGCGTGGTCAGCGAGTAGAGGCCGATGATCATGTCCTGGGTGGGCATGGTCACGGGCTTGCCGTCGGCCGGCTTGAGGATGTTGTTCGTCGACAGCATCAGGATGCGGGCCTCGGCCTGCGCCTCGGCCGACAGCGGCAGGTGCACGGCCATCTGGTCACCGTCGAAGTCCGCGTTGAACGCGGTGCAGACGAGCGGGTGGATCTGGATGGCCTTGCCCTCGACCAGCTGCGGCTCGAAGGCCTGGATGCCCAGGCGGTGCAGGGTCGGCGCACGGTTGAGCAGCACGGGGTGCTCGGTGATGACCTCTTCGAGGACGTCCCACACGACCGGCCGGGCACGCTCGACCATCCGCTTGGCCGACTTGATGTTCTGCGCGTGGTTCAGGTCGACCAGGCGCTTCATCACGAACGGCTTGAAGAGCTCAAGCGCCATCTGCTTGGGCAGACCACACTGGTGCAGCTTCAGCTGCGGGCCGACGACGATGACCGAACGGCCGGAGTAGTCGACTCGCTTGCCCAGCAGGTTCTGGCGGAACCGGCCCTGCTTGCCCTTCAGCATGTCGCTGAGGGACTTCAGGGGGCGGTTGCCGGGACCGGTGACCGGGCGGCCGCGGCGGCCGTTGTCGAACAGCGCGTCGACGGCCTCCTGGAGCATCCGCTTCTCGTTGTTCACGATGATCTCGGGGGCGCCGAGGTCGAGAAGCCGCTTGAGGCGGTTGTTCCGGTTGATCACCCGGCGGTACAGGTCGTTCAGGTCCGAGGTCGCGAACCGGCCACCGTCGAGCTGCACCATCGGGCGCAGGTCCGGCGGGATGACCGGGATGCAGTCGAGGACCATCCCGTTGGGCGAGTTGCGGGTGTTCAGGAACGCCGACACGACCTTGAGACGCTTGAGCGCGCGGGCCTTCTTCTGGCCCTTGCCGCTGCGGATCGTCTCGCGCAGGTTCTCGGCCTCGAGAGCGAGGTCGAA
This region of Streptosporangium sp. NBC_01495 genomic DNA includes:
- the rpsL gene encoding 30S ribosomal protein S12, whose translation is MPTIQQLVRKGRQDKVTKTKTPALKASPQRRGTCMRVYTTTPKKPNSALRKVARVRLTNGIEVTAYIPGVGHNLQEHSIVLVRGGRVKDLPGVRYKIIRGSLDTQGVRNRKQARSRYGAKKEK
- a CDS encoding DNA-directed RNA polymerase subunit beta', whose protein sequence is MLDVNFFDELRIGLATADDIRQWSHGEVKKPETINYRTLKPEKDGLFCEKIFGPTRDWECYCGKYKRVRFKGIICERCGVEVTRAKVRRERMGHIELAAPVTHIWYFKGVPSRLGYLLDLAPKDLEKVIYFAAYMITHVDKEMRERDLPSLEAKISVERQHIEQRRDADIEARQRKLETDLAELEAAGAKGDQRRKVREGAEREMRQLRDRAQRELDRLDEVWSRFKNLKVQDLEGDELLYREMRDRFGRYFRGGMGAQAIQERLTNFDLALEAENLRETIRSGKGQKKARALKRLKVVSAFLNTRNSPNGMVLDCIPVIPPDLRPMVQLDGGRFATSDLNDLYRRVINRNNRLKRLLDLGAPEIIVNNEKRMLQEAVDALFDNGRRGRPVTGPGNRPLKSLSDMLKGKQGRFRQNLLGKRVDYSGRSVIVVGPQLKLHQCGLPKQMALELFKPFVMKRLVDLNHAQNIKSAKRMVERARPVVWDVLEEVITEHPVLLNRAPTLHRLGIQAFEPQLVEGKAIQIHPLVCTAFNADFDGDQMAVHLPLSAEAQAEARILMLSTNNILKPADGKPVTMPTQDMIIGLYSLTTLKDEDENGVGRGRVFGSVSEALMAFDRRELDIQSLIQIRMKGDVPPPRGWAGPEGWEAGDSYRLETTLGRCLFNQTLPANYPYVNAQIGKKQLSVIVNELAEKYPKVEVAAALDALKDAGFYWATRAGVTISIEDVIAPPNKAEIMETYERRADKVQREYERGLITDEERRQELIEIWTHATSDVTDDMQKAFPKTNPVWMMVQSGARGNLMQVRQISGIRGLVSNTKGETIPRPIKASFREGLSVLEYFISTHGQRKGLADTALRTADSGYLTRRLVDVAQDVIVREIDCGTDRGVPLHVADRDAQGNLVKAENAESNVHGRILAEDVEVDGKIIVPVGVDINDIHVTALVEAGVETVRTRSALVCEAKIGVCATCYGRSLATGKLVDVGEAVGIIAAQSIGEPGTQLTMRTFHTGGVAGADITHGLPRVQELFEARVPKGVAPISEAEGRVRVDETDKTRKIVIVPDDGSEEVAYPVSMRSRMLVSDGQRVTVGHQLIAGAVNPNEVLRILGPRAVQLHLVAEVQQVYRSQGVSIHDKHIEIIVRQMLKRVNVLESGDADMLPGELVERPRFERINRECVAEGGTPASGRPVLMGITKASLATESWLSAASFQETTRVLTDAAIHAKSDSLLGLKENVIIGKLIPAGTGMPQYRNIRVEPTEEAKAAMYTVGGYDGSAADYTFGSGSGEAVPLEEYDFGQYNR